A region from the Aphis gossypii isolate Hap1 chromosome 1, ASM2018417v2, whole genome shotgun sequence genome encodes:
- the LOC114128199 gene encoding 40S ribosomal protein S11 has translation MADQTEKAFQKQPTVFLNRKESKKKKPLRHYRSVGLGFKTPREAIDGTYIDKKCPFTGNVSIRGRILTGMVRKMKMQRTIVIRRDYLHYISKYNRFEKRHKNMSVHLSPCFRDVEIGDIVTIGECRPLSKTVRFNVLKVTKGTGAKKGFKKF, from the exons ATGGCTGAtcag ACCGAAAAAGCTTTTCAAAAACAACCCACTGTATTCTTGAACCGTAAGGAATCCAAGAAGAAGAAGCCTCTCCGTCACTACCGTAGCGTTGGTCTCGGTTTTAAAACCCCCAGAGAG gctATTGATGGAACTTACATTGACAAGAAATGTCCATTTACCGGTAACGTTTCTATCCGAGGACGTATCTTGACTGGTATGGTGCGTAAAATGAAGATGCAAAGAACTATTGTGATCAGGAGGGATTATTTGCATTACATCAGTAAATACAATCGTTTTGAAAAACGCCACAAAAATATGTCTGTTCACTTATCACCCTGTTTCCG tgatGTGGAAATTGGAGATATTGTCACAATTGGTGAATGCCGACCCCTCAGTAAAACAGTCAGATTTAACGTACTGAAAGTGACAAAGGGAACAGGAGCAAAGAAAGGTTTCAAAAAATTCTaa